From Microlunatus capsulatus, a single genomic window includes:
- a CDS encoding MscL family protein, translated as MLQGFKDFILRGNLIELAVAFVMGTVFAAVVDAFTKIVLDLLGLVIQVKGLSEIAVNGVNVGNFITALITFLLTAAVLYFAVVVPYNRFSQIRKAAEPEKAASSEDLLAEIRDLLRAQNRS; from the coding sequence ATGCTGCAGGGTTTCAAGGACTTCATCCTGAGGGGCAACCTCATCGAGCTGGCGGTCGCCTTCGTCATGGGCACCGTCTTCGCCGCCGTGGTGGATGCGTTCACCAAGATCGTCCTCGACCTGCTCGGCCTCGTCATCCAGGTCAAGGGCCTGAGCGAGATCGCCGTCAACGGCGTGAACGTCGGCAACTTCATCACCGCGCTCATCACCTTCCTGCTCACGGCCGCGGTGCTCTACTTCGCCGTCGTCGTGCCCTACAACCGCTTCAGCCAGATCCGCAAGGCGGCCGAGCCCGAGAAGGCGGCCTCCAGCGAGGACCTGCTGGCCGAGATCCGCGACCTGCTGCGCGCGCAGAACCGCAGCTGA
- a CDS encoding SAF domain-containing protein: MTTSVRSRRRPGAPAGRRHPLRSLLRAASWHRRPLAAVAAALAVLTGVSAALPEGPPERTVLVAVREVPGGSVLAAADVEPRALRSDDLPAAALDASAAVVGRAVSAPLARGQVLTPLALVAPRAGPSSARVVTPVRLADAGVVALLRPGDVVDLVGTDEQDGTADVVAPAARVVTIPQIEEEAAPGSAGGLVLVEVPPGTGTRLARAAARGPLTVLWR, from the coding sequence GTGACCACCTCCGTCCGCTCCCGCCGCCGTCCGGGCGCCCCCGCCGGTCGCCGGCACCCGCTGCGGTCCCTGCTCCGCGCCGCGTCCTGGCACCGGCGGCCGCTCGCCGCCGTCGCGGCCGCGCTGGCCGTGCTCACCGGGGTGTCGGCCGCCCTCCCCGAGGGCCCGCCCGAGCGCACCGTGCTGGTCGCCGTCCGGGAGGTGCCCGGGGGCAGCGTCCTCGCCGCCGCCGACGTGGAACCCCGCGCCCTGCGGTCCGACGACCTCCCGGCCGCGGCCCTCGACGCCTCGGCCGCCGTCGTCGGGCGGGCGGTGAGCGCCCCGCTCGCGCGGGGCCAGGTGCTGACGCCGCTCGCCCTCGTCGCCCCGCGGGCCGGGCCGTCCTCCGCCCGGGTGGTGACCCCGGTGCGGCTCGCCGACGCCGGGGTCGTCGCCCTGCTCCGGCCGGGCGACGTCGTCGACCTCGTGGGCACCGACGAGCAGGACGGGACCGCCGACGTGGTGGCCCCGGCCGCCCGGGTGGTGACCATCCCGCAGATCGAGGAGGAGGCCGCGCCGGGCAGCGCCGGCGGCCTGGTGCTGGTGGAGGTGCCGCCCGGGACCGGGACGCGGCTGGCGCGGGCGGCCGCCCGGGGTCCGCTGACCGTCCTGTGGCGCTGA
- a CDS encoding FmdB family zinc ribbon protein yields the protein MPTYQYRCTECGHDLEAVQKFTDAALTECPNCGGSLRKVFNAVGVVFKGSGFYRTDSRKAPSEGGSSDGGSSKPAPAKEKAAPSGSGDSGSGSGSGSGSSGSAPAKESSSGGSSSSSSSSSSTGSKAASS from the coding sequence ATGCCTACCTACCAGTACCGGTGCACCGAGTGCGGGCACGACCTCGAGGCCGTGCAGAAGTTCACGGACGCGGCGCTGACCGAGTGCCCGAACTGCGGCGGCTCGCTCCGCAAGGTGTTCAACGCCGTCGGCGTCGTCTTCAAGGGCTCGGGCTTCTACCGCACCGACAGCCGCAAGGCCCCCTCCGAGGGTGGCTCGTCCGACGGCGGCAGCAGCAAGCCGGCCCCCGCCAAGGAGAAGGCGGCCCCGAGCGGCTCCGGCGACTCGGGCTCGGGTTCGGGTTCGGGTTCGGGCAGCAGCGGGAGCGCGCCGGCCAAGGAGTCCTCCTCCGGCGGCTCCTCCTCGTCCTCCTCCTCCTCGTCGTCCACAGGGAGCAAGGCCGCCAGCAGCTAG
- a CDS encoding penicillin acylase family protein: protein MRRLPRWLLFPAIVVVLALVVLPFLAVSAVRESSPTTTGELTLPGLTAPVEVLRDGSGVPHVYADNPEDLFEAQGFVAAQDRFFEMDFRRHLAAGRLAELFGESQVSTDAYVRTLGWRRVAEEELRLQSSSTRRYLDAYAAGVNSYLRERSPAELSLEYRLLGLQGLRTAPEDWTAADSLSWLKVMAWQLGSNLDAEASRGQLSALLGPEKTAVLFPEHPLEGYDPILDRGTVRQGLFDPRAGAVSRRPAPAGLTAAELRSGGPALTEAAQVDRVLPEVLGTADGAGGIGSNSFVVAGSRTASGRALLANDPHLATSIPSTFAQVGLHCRTVSKACPFDVSGFSLAAVPGVVIGHNATIAWGMTTSYADVQDLYLEQVQGDTVRRGDAYEPLELRTEEIRVRGEEQPRALRIRSSRHGPLLSDVSAELQRMGAQRGQSGGSGYAVAVGWVGSTPGRTMDALMALNRARDFAQFRSALSLLSAPSQNVVYADTAGNIGYQLPGDLPVRGRGDGRTPSPGWDERYDWTGRIPFAELPYTYNPPSGYLVAANQPVIGRQYPYPVGSEYSYGWRSQEIRDRLDEAPPLTLDAAEQIFYDETVRPAAQLVPALLRVKVADPWVAEGQRTLVGWDYSASADSAPAAFYNVVVHNLLELTFRDELPQDHWPHGGDRWYAVVDALLADPDNAWWDDVTTERVERRDDILLAAMTAARSEITSLMSRDPAGWTWGHLHQVRLESLTLGQSGIAPVEALFNRGRYPVGGGPGVVNAQGYDDLGGYAVTTAPTMRMLVDLGALDDSRWVNQSGVSGHAFDEHYDDQTALWATNRTLPFRSSRSAVESATAERLELVPGG, encoded by the coding sequence GTGCGTCGCCTTCCCCGCTGGCTGCTGTTCCCCGCCATCGTCGTCGTGCTGGCGCTGGTGGTGCTGCCCTTCCTGGCGGTCAGCGCCGTGCGCGAGTCCTCCCCGACGACGACGGGCGAGCTGACCCTGCCCGGCCTGACCGCTCCGGTCGAGGTGCTCCGCGACGGCAGCGGCGTGCCGCACGTCTACGCCGACAACCCCGAGGACCTCTTCGAGGCCCAGGGCTTCGTCGCGGCGCAGGACCGGTTCTTCGAGATGGACTTCCGCCGCCACCTCGCCGCCGGCCGGCTCGCCGAGCTGTTCGGGGAGTCCCAGGTCAGCACCGACGCCTACGTCCGCACCCTGGGCTGGCGCCGCGTCGCGGAGGAGGAGCTGCGGCTGCAGTCGTCCTCCACGCGGCGCTACCTCGACGCCTACGCGGCCGGGGTGAACAGCTACCTGCGCGAGCGCTCGCCGGCCGAGCTGTCGCTGGAGTACCGGCTCCTCGGGCTGCAGGGCCTGCGGACCGCGCCGGAGGACTGGACCGCGGCCGACTCGCTGTCCTGGCTGAAGGTGATGGCCTGGCAGCTCGGCTCCAACCTGGACGCCGAGGCGTCCCGCGGCCAGCTGAGCGCCCTCCTGGGCCCGGAGAAGACCGCGGTCCTGTTCCCCGAGCACCCGCTCGAGGGCTACGACCCGATCCTCGACCGCGGAACCGTGCGGCAGGGCCTCTTCGACCCGCGCGCGGGAGCCGTCTCGCGGCGTCCCGCCCCGGCCGGGCTCACCGCGGCCGAGCTGCGCTCCGGCGGGCCCGCGCTGACCGAGGCCGCCCAGGTCGACCGGGTGCTGCCCGAGGTCCTCGGCACCGCCGACGGGGCCGGCGGCATCGGCTCCAACTCCTTCGTGGTGGCCGGCTCGCGGACAGCCAGCGGACGGGCCCTGCTGGCCAACGACCCGCACCTGGCGACGTCGATCCCCTCGACCTTCGCCCAGGTGGGGCTGCACTGCCGCACCGTCTCCAAGGCCTGCCCGTTCGACGTCTCGGGCTTCAGCCTGGCCGCGGTGCCCGGGGTGGTCATCGGCCACAACGCCACGATCGCCTGGGGGATGACGACCAGCTACGCCGACGTCCAGGACCTCTACCTGGAGCAGGTGCAGGGCGACACCGTGCGGCGCGGCGACGCCTACGAGCCGCTGGAGCTGCGCACCGAGGAGATCCGGGTGCGCGGCGAGGAGCAGCCGCGGGCGCTCCGGATCCGCTCGTCGCGGCACGGCCCGCTGCTCTCCGACGTCAGCGCCGAGCTGCAGCGGATGGGGGCGCAGCGCGGCCAGTCCGGCGGGTCGGGCTACGCCGTCGCCGTCGGCTGGGTGGGCTCGACGCCGGGCCGGACGATGGACGCCCTGATGGCCCTCAACCGGGCCCGGGACTTCGCCCAGTTCCGCTCCGCGCTCTCGCTGCTGTCGGCGCCGTCGCAGAACGTCGTGTACGCCGACACCGCCGGCAACATCGGCTACCAGCTGCCCGGCGACCTGCCCGTGCGCGGCCGCGGCGACGGGCGCACCCCGTCGCCGGGCTGGGACGAGCGCTACGACTGGACCGGACGCATCCCCTTCGCGGAGCTGCCCTACACCTACAACCCGCCCAGCGGGTACCTCGTCGCGGCCAACCAGCCGGTGATCGGGCGGCAGTACCCCTACCCGGTGGGCTCGGAGTACTCCTACGGCTGGCGCAGCCAGGAGATCCGGGACCGGCTGGACGAGGCCCCGCCGCTCACCCTCGACGCCGCGGAGCAGATCTTCTACGACGAGACCGTGCGGCCCGCGGCGCAGCTGGTGCCGGCGCTGCTCCGGGTCAAGGTGGCCGACCCGTGGGTCGCGGAGGGCCAGCGCACCCTCGTCGGCTGGGACTACAGCGCCTCCGCCGACTCCGCTCCCGCGGCCTTCTACAACGTCGTCGTGCACAACCTGCTGGAGCTGACGTTCCGCGACGAGCTGCCGCAGGACCATTGGCCGCACGGCGGCGACCGCTGGTACGCCGTCGTCGACGCCCTGCTGGCCGATCCCGACAACGCCTGGTGGGACGACGTGACCACCGAGCGGGTCGAGCGCCGCGACGACATCCTGCTGGCGGCCATGACGGCGGCCCGCTCCGAGATCACCTCGCTGATGTCGCGCGACCCCGCCGGCTGGACGTGGGGCCATCTGCACCAGGTCCGGCTGGAGAGCCTGACGCTGGGGCAGAGCGGGATCGCGCCGGTGGAGGCGCTGTTCAACCGCGGCCGGTACCCCGTCGGCGGAGGACCCGGGGTGGTCAACGCCCAGGGCTACGACGATCTCGGGGGCTACGCGGTGACCACGGCCCCGACGATGCGGATGCTGGTGGACCTCGGCGCCCTCGACGACTCCCGCTGGGTCAACCAGAGCGGGGTCTCCGGGCACGCCTTCGACGAGCACTACGACGACCAGACCGCTCTTTGGGCGACGAACCGGACGCTGCCGTTCCGCAGCTCGCGGTCGGCGGTGGAGTCGGCGACGGCGGAGCGGCTGGAGCTGGTGCCCGGGGGCTGA
- a CDS encoding glycoside hydrolase family 3 C-terminal domain-containing protein has product MDDAGTPTDLRARAAALTARLSTAEKVAACHQHVPAVPRLGLAPFVTGTEAAHGVAWLGTATVFPQPVGLASTWDAELVRRVGEAVGVEVRAKHAADRRVSLNAWSPVVNPLRNPRWGRNEEGFSEDPHLTAELATAYARGLRGDHPTVWRTVPTLKHVLGYDNETDRDVSSSTLRPRVLHEYELPAFTGPLAAGVVGALMPAYNLVNGRPAHVSQELLDLLRGAAPLPLLVVSDAYAPSNLAGSQQHFPDHVSSHAAALRAGVDSFTDGGADAGPTVERLTAALAAGLLTEDDLDRAVTRMLHLRLLTGELDPDDDPYAAITADDLDTPAHRALAREAATRAVVLLDDRAGLLPLPAGASVAVVGPFARRVLHDWYSGTPPYVVGLADALAESGAVRTAEGADVVTLRSTTTGRYVRLDRATGGLVADGEVPDDDARLTLDDWGHGLVTLTAADGHLLTVENGRTLRAGATRVGGWEVQESFALDRAEDGTWSLRHRGTRSWVRRQRSTDRLEVGAAGREQAERFELSTVVAGLADVAAAAAAADVVVVTAGNEPHLAGRETEDRPDLVLPARQREILRAARAANDRCVLVVVSSYPYALDEVEAGCGAVLWSSHGGQELGHGLADVLRGVAEPSGRLAQAWPADPGAAPDVFDYDLITGRQTYGYDPAPARYPFGHGLGYEAVTWGPAALAPAALTAGPPPAEPLVVTAELSNPGNRTTTEVVQVFARRTAPGRLVYPVRLVGYARATLEPGTTQTVTVVVDPARLTVWDVRAGAHALLPGEHELLVGRSVADVRARLPLTVAGSDPAPTDLATTVLRAADFDDHEGADLVPDQLLVGEAVTAVRARAVASVDFWAVTPADDLRLRVRGTGGPLQVLHRAPVGEEPWQLLGSTSAAPALGEGWSEVRVPLGPTPDVVDLRVEVPAGLQLLDLGGPSAL; this is encoded by the coding sequence GTGGACGACGCCGGCACCCCCACCGACCTGCGGGCGCGCGCCGCCGCCCTGACGGCCCGGCTGAGCACCGCCGAGAAGGTCGCCGCCTGCCACCAGCACGTCCCGGCCGTGCCCCGGCTGGGGCTGGCGCCCTTCGTCACCGGCACCGAGGCGGCCCACGGCGTCGCCTGGTTGGGCACGGCCACGGTGTTCCCGCAGCCCGTCGGGCTCGCGTCGACCTGGGACGCCGAGCTGGTCCGCCGCGTCGGCGAGGCGGTCGGCGTCGAGGTCCGGGCGAAGCACGCCGCGGACCGGAGGGTCAGCCTGAACGCCTGGTCGCCGGTCGTCAACCCGCTGCGCAACCCGCGCTGGGGGCGCAACGAGGAGGGGTTCTCCGAGGACCCGCACCTGACCGCCGAGCTGGCCACCGCCTACGCCCGCGGGTTGCGCGGGGACCACCCGACGGTCTGGCGCACCGTGCCGACGCTGAAGCACGTGCTCGGCTACGACAACGAGACCGACCGCGACGTCAGCTCGTCCACGCTGCGGCCGCGGGTGCTGCACGAGTACGAGCTGCCGGCCTTCACCGGCCCGCTGGCCGCCGGGGTCGTCGGCGCCCTGATGCCCGCCTACAACCTGGTGAACGGCCGGCCCGCGCACGTCAGCCAGGAGCTGCTGGACCTCCTCCGGGGCGCCGCCCCGCTCCCCCTGCTGGTGGTGTCCGACGCCTACGCGCCCAGCAACCTGGCCGGCTCCCAGCAGCACTTCCCCGACCACGTCAGCTCTCACGCCGCCGCGCTGCGGGCCGGCGTCGACTCCTTCACCGACGGCGGCGCCGACGCCGGCCCGACGGTCGAGCGGCTGACCGCGGCCCTGGCGGCCGGGCTGCTGACCGAGGACGACCTGGACCGCGCCGTCACCCGGATGCTGCACCTGCGGCTGCTGACCGGCGAGCTGGACCCCGACGACGACCCGTACGCCGCGATCACCGCCGACGACCTCGACACCCCGGCGCACCGGGCGCTGGCCCGCGAGGCGGCGACCCGCGCGGTGGTGCTGCTGGACGACCGGGCCGGGCTGCTGCCGCTGCCGGCCGGCGCGTCGGTCGCCGTCGTCGGGCCGTTCGCCCGCCGGGTGCTGCACGACTGGTACTCGGGCACCCCGCCCTACGTCGTCGGGCTGGCCGACGCGCTCGCCGAGTCGGGCGCGGTGCGCACCGCCGAGGGCGCCGACGTGGTGACCCTGCGCTCGACGACGACCGGGCGCTACGTGCGGCTGGACCGGGCCACCGGCGGGCTGGTCGCCGACGGCGAGGTCCCCGACGACGACGCCCGCCTCACCCTCGACGACTGGGGCCACGGCCTCGTCACCCTGACCGCGGCCGACGGGCACCTGCTGACGGTGGAGAACGGCCGCACGCTGCGGGCGGGCGCCACCCGCGTCGGCGGCTGGGAGGTGCAGGAGAGCTTCGCCCTCGACCGTGCCGAGGACGGCACCTGGTCGCTGCGGCACCGCGGCACCCGCAGCTGGGTGCGCCGCCAGCGCAGCACCGACCGGCTGGAGGTCGGGGCGGCCGGGCGGGAGCAGGCCGAGCGGTTCGAGCTGTCCACCGTGGTCGCCGGGCTCGCCGACGTCGCCGCGGCGGCCGCCGCCGCGGACGTCGTCGTCGTCACCGCCGGCAACGAGCCCCACCTCGCCGGCCGCGAGACCGAGGACCGGCCCGACCTCGTGCTGCCCGCCCGGCAGCGCGAGATCCTCCGGGCGGCGCGCGCGGCCAACGACCGCTGCGTCCTCGTGGTCGTCTCCAGCTACCCCTACGCGCTCGACGAGGTCGAGGCCGGCTGCGGCGCGGTGCTCTGGAGCAGCCACGGCGGCCAGGAGCTGGGCCACGGACTGGCCGACGTGCTGCGCGGGGTGGCCGAGCCGTCGGGCCGGCTGGCCCAGGCGTGGCCCGCGGACCCCGGAGCCGCCCCGGACGTCTTCGACTACGACCTCATCACCGGTCGGCAGACCTACGGCTACGACCCGGCGCCCGCCCGGTACCCCTTCGGCCACGGGCTCGGCTACGAGGCGGTGACCTGGGGTCCGGCGGCGCTGGCGCCGGCCGCCCTCACGGCCGGGCCGCCGCCGGCCGAGCCGCTGGTCGTCACCGCCGAGCTCAGCAACCCGGGGAACCGGACGACGACGGAGGTGGTGCAGGTCTTCGCCCGCCGGACCGCGCCCGGCCGGCTCGTCTACCCCGTCCGCCTCGTCGGGTACGCCCGGGCCACCCTGGAGCCCGGCACGACGCAGACGGTGACGGTCGTCGTCGACCCCGCCCGGCTGACGGTCTGGGACGTCCGGGCGGGCGCCCACGCCCTGCTGCCCGGGGAGCACGAGCTGCTCGTCGGGCGCTCGGTCGCCGACGTCCGCGCCCGGCTCCCGCTGACGGTGGCCGGGTCCGACCCGGCGCCGACGGACCTGGCCACGACGGTGCTGCGGGCCGCCGACTTCGACGACCACGAGGGCGCCGACCTGGTGCCCGACCAGCTCCTGGTGGGCGAGGCCGTCACAGCGGTCCGCGCTCGGGCGGTGGCGTCGGTCGACTTCTGGGCCGTCACCCCCGCCGATGACCTCCGGCTGCGGGTGCGCGGCACGGGGGGTCCGCTGCAGGTGCTGCACCGCGCGCCCGTGGGCGAGGAGCCCTGGCAGCTCCTGGGCTCGACGTCGGCCGCGCCGGCGCTGGGCGAGGGCTGGAGTGAGGTCCGGGTGCCGCTCGGACCGACCCCGGACGTCGTCGACCTCCGCGTCGAGGTCCCCGCCGGCCTGCAGCTCCTCGACCTCGGCGGCCCCTCCGCGCTCTGA
- a CDS encoding extracellular solute-binding protein — MSPSTHPGTAPAAFRRRSFLGLLGAGAAATALPAGLAGCSTAATSAPAPTAIDSAILPNYKAVEYAKPDIASVNGSTPGYTTIPEELVQSVPTAPGTGRTITAMTPLWGTIPPSNGNQYYEAVNGILGSTIQFQITDGNVYGDKLAAVLASAKDVPDWVQVPSWVLPPRFGSEIVANVFTDLTPFLAGSAVDKYPNLANIPTDAWKACVWNGKLYGLPYPDTVIRDATYYRKDILDERGITPDVKSAEDLLALAKELTDPSKNQWGAEDPWSGIVIAYGVPPKWRLDDAGKLINRVETPEYRAALEATAKFFAAGVVHPDAVADQASEAKSRFQSGKSLIMCDGTGGWNEALRDNLASNPDYAQQAFAPFGGDGGEPLLWKGNGANMFSFIKKTDDTALVEELLAMANVLAAPFGTTEFDLINNGKEGVHFTRGADGVPKPTALAAKELQPTYIFLVDPPVVEAKVQYPGFVEAMCTWMAGAAPFAKEPLFYGQQITEPTQFASIAAPFTDLEKDIARGRKSLTDLDNAIAEWKASGGDQLRDFYQKILDQQ, encoded by the coding sequence ATGAGTCCCTCGACCCACCCGGGTACCGCCCCCGCCGCCTTCCGGCGCCGGTCCTTCCTCGGCCTGCTGGGTGCCGGCGCCGCCGCGACCGCCCTGCCCGCCGGGCTCGCCGGCTGCAGCACCGCGGCCACCTCGGCCCCCGCGCCCACCGCCATCGACTCGGCGATCCTGCCGAACTACAAGGCGGTCGAGTACGCCAAGCCCGACATCGCCAGCGTCAACGGCTCCACCCCGGGCTACACGACGATCCCGGAGGAGCTCGTGCAGTCGGTCCCGACGGCGCCCGGCACCGGGCGGACCATCACCGCGATGACGCCGCTGTGGGGGACCATCCCGCCGTCGAACGGCAACCAGTACTACGAGGCCGTCAACGGCATCCTCGGCTCGACGATCCAGTTCCAGATCACCGACGGCAACGTCTACGGCGACAAGCTGGCCGCCGTGCTGGCCTCGGCCAAGGACGTGCCCGACTGGGTGCAGGTGCCCTCCTGGGTCCTGCCGCCGCGGTTCGGCTCCGAGATCGTCGCGAACGTCTTCACCGACCTGACCCCGTTCCTGGCCGGCTCGGCCGTGGACAAGTACCCCAACCTCGCCAACATCCCGACCGACGCCTGGAAGGCCTGCGTCTGGAACGGCAAGCTCTACGGCCTGCCCTACCCGGACACGGTCATCCGCGACGCGACGTACTACCGCAAGGACATCCTCGACGAGCGCGGCATCACCCCGGACGTGAAGTCGGCCGAGGACCTGCTGGCCCTGGCCAAGGAGCTCACCGACCCCTCGAAGAACCAGTGGGGCGCGGAGGACCCGTGGTCCGGCATCGTCATCGCCTACGGCGTGCCGCCGAAGTGGCGCCTGGACGACGCGGGCAAGCTCATCAACCGCGTCGAGACCCCGGAGTACCGGGCGGCGCTGGAGGCCACGGCCAAGTTCTTCGCGGCCGGCGTCGTCCACCCCGACGCGGTGGCCGACCAGGCCAGCGAGGCGAAGTCGCGCTTCCAGTCCGGCAAGTCGCTGATCATGTGCGACGGCACCGGCGGCTGGAACGAGGCCCTGCGCGACAACCTGGCCAGCAACCCCGACTACGCCCAGCAGGCCTTCGCGCCGTTCGGCGGCGACGGCGGCGAGCCGCTGCTGTGGAAGGGCAACGGGGCCAACATGTTCTCGTTCATCAAGAAGACCGACGACACCGCGCTGGTCGAGGAGCTGCTGGCCATGGCCAACGTGCTCGCGGCGCCGTTCGGCACGACCGAGTTCGACCTGATCAACAACGGCAAGGAGGGCGTCCACTTCACCCGGGGCGCCGACGGGGTGCCGAAGCCCACGGCGCTCGCCGCCAAGGAGCTGCAGCCGACCTACATCTTCCTCGTCGACCCGCCGGTCGTGGAGGCCAAGGTGCAGTACCCGGGCTTCGTCGAGGCCATGTGCACGTGGATGGCCGGCGCCGCCCCGTTCGCGAAGGAGCCGCTGTTCTACGGCCAGCAGATCACCGAGCCGACGCAGTTCGCCTCCATCGCGGCGCCCTTCACCGACCTGGAGAAGGACATCGCCCGGGGCCGCAAGTCGCTGACCGACCTCGACAACGCCATCGCGGAGTGGAAGGCCTCCGGCGGTGACCAGTTGCGGGACTTCTACCAGAAGATCCTCGACCAGCAGTGA
- a CDS encoding ABC transporter permease translates to MSTATRPTTPATGSAPTPGAAPARRRPAAPSVPHRKLSLRTRLRRDAPLLVMTLPAVLLLVVFAYVPMLGNIMAFQQYSPYTGFFSSPFVGISNFARVFANPLFLNAVGNTLVITAFQLVFFFPVPILLALLLNSVLSPRLRVFVQSVVYLPHFFSWVLVVTIFQQIFGGAGLISQTLRNNGYSGFDLMTNPDTFLVLITMQSVWKDAGWGIIIFLAALGTVDPALHEAAASDGAGRWRRMWHITLPALRPVIILLLILRLGDSLTVGFEQLILQRGAVGAQVSEVIDTYVYYQGVVYGDWSFAAAAGLVKGLVSLALVLGANKLAHVFGESGVYKRS, encoded by the coding sequence GTGAGCACCGCCACCCGCCCGACGACGCCGGCGACCGGCTCCGCCCCCACCCCGGGGGCGGCGCCGGCCCGCCGGCGGCCGGCCGCCCCGTCGGTCCCGCACCGCAAGCTGTCGCTGCGCACCCGGCTCCGCCGGGACGCCCCGCTGCTCGTCATGACCCTGCCCGCGGTCCTGCTGCTGGTCGTGTTCGCCTACGTGCCGATGCTCGGCAACATCATGGCGTTCCAGCAGTACTCGCCCTACACGGGTTTCTTCTCCAGCCCGTTCGTGGGGATCTCCAACTTCGCCCGGGTCTTCGCCAACCCGCTGTTCCTCAACGCCGTCGGCAACACGCTGGTGATCACGGCCTTCCAGCTGGTGTTCTTCTTCCCGGTGCCGATCCTGCTGGCCCTGCTGCTCAACAGCGTCCTGTCGCCCCGGCTGCGGGTGTTCGTGCAGTCGGTCGTCTACCTGCCCCACTTCTTCTCATGGGTGCTCGTGGTGACGATCTTCCAGCAGATCTTCGGCGGCGCCGGGCTGATCAGCCAGACGCTGCGCAACAACGGCTACTCCGGCTTCGACCTGATGACGAACCCGGACACGTTCCTGGTGCTGATCACGATGCAGTCGGTCTGGAAGGACGCGGGCTGGGGGATCATCATCTTCCTCGCGGCCCTCGGGACCGTCGACCCGGCGCTGCACGAGGCCGCGGCCTCCGACGGGGCCGGCCGCTGGCGCCGGATGTGGCACATCACGCTGCCCGCCCTGCGCCCGGTGATCATCCTGCTGCTGATCCTGCGCCTCGGTGACTCCCTCACCGTCGGCTTCGAGCAGCTGATCCTGCAGCGCGGCGCCGTCGGCGCCCAGGTGTCGGAGGTGATCGACACCTACGTCTACTACCAGGGCGTCGTCTACGGCGACTGGAGCTTCGCGGCCGCCGCGGGGCTGGTCAAGGGCCTCGTCAGCCTGGCCCTGGTGCTGGGCGCCAACAAGCTGGCCCACGTGTTCGGCGAGTCAGGAGTGTACAAACGATCATGA
- a CDS encoding carbohydrate ABC transporter permease, translated as MSAPTPTLEVAPVTAKLAPARRLRRSKHRPTWEEDPSVVGLVGKGVVLVLLVLAIVFPLYTVLLTSFSTQAETLRTGGLVVVPGELTVEAYRQILTGGVVTRAAAVSIGITAVGTLLSTVVSVMAAYGLSRPSSLGHRPILFVFLITMFFGAGLIPTYLVVSGLGLINSYWALILPGAVSAFNILILRNFFMGIDAAITDAARVDGAGEWRILARIVLPMSGAVVAVVALFYGVSYFNAFFNAILYINDNDKWPLQLVLRSYVLQGVNLPGAGAQPDTGTSGAVAGLPIKMAVMVLAIIPILVVYPFVQRHFTKGVIFGAIKG; from the coding sequence ATGAGCGCCCCCACCCCCACGCTCGAGGTGGCCCCGGTCACCGCCAAGCTCGCCCCGGCCCGTCGGCTGCGCCGCTCGAAGCACCGCCCGACCTGGGAGGAGGACCCCAGCGTCGTCGGCCTCGTCGGCAAGGGCGTCGTGCTCGTCCTGCTGGTGCTGGCGATCGTCTTCCCGCTCTACACCGTGCTGCTGACCAGCTTCTCCACCCAGGCGGAGACGCTGCGGACCGGCGGGCTGGTCGTCGTCCCCGGCGAGCTGACCGTCGAGGCCTACCGGCAGATCCTCACCGGCGGCGTGGTCACCCGCGCCGCGGCGGTCAGCATCGGCATCACCGCCGTCGGGACCCTGCTGTCCACCGTCGTCTCGGTGATGGCGGCCTACGGGCTGTCTCGGCCGAGCTCGCTCGGCCACCGGCCGATCCTGTTCGTCTTCCTGATCACGATGTTCTTCGGCGCCGGCCTCATCCCCACCTACCTGGTGGTGAGCGGTCTCGGCTTGATCAACTCCTACTGGGCGCTGATCCTGCCGGGCGCGGTCTCGGCGTTCAACATCCTCATCCTGCGGAACTTCTTCATGGGGATCGACGCCGCGATCACCGACGCCGCCCGGGTGGACGGCGCGGGGGAGTGGCGGATCCTCGCCCGGATCGTGCTGCCGATGTCGGGGGCCGTCGTCGCGGTCGTCGCCCTGTTCTACGGCGTCAGCTACTTCAACGCCTTCTTCAACGCGATCCTCTACATCAACGACAACGACAAGTGGCCGCTGCAGCTGGTGCTGCGCTCCTACGTGCTGCAGGGCGTCAACCTGCCGGGCGCGGGTGCCCAGCCCGACACCGGCACGTCGGGCGCGGTCGCGGGGCTGCCGATCAAGATGGCGGTGATGGTGCTCGCGATCATCCCGATCCTGGTCGTCTACCCCTTCGTCCAGCGGCACTTCACCAAGGGCGTCATCTTCGGCGCCATCAAGGGGTGA